Proteins from one Hemibagrus wyckioides isolate EC202008001 linkage group LG16, SWU_Hwy_1.0, whole genome shotgun sequence genomic window:
- the ovca2 gene encoding esterase OVCA2, whose translation MSKVGVPLRILCIHGYRQSSASFREKTGALRKLLKKQVELVYIDAPHTVPTSKESELQDKTASVGDNQSGWWFSDAQACSFDARQECESSFGLEQSLEAVRMAVKDLGPFDGILGFSQGAALVAMLCSLQEQKLDPTFNFRFAILVAGFRSGCAQHQYFYKGVNVRVPSLHVFGQDDKVIPEQMSRDLLHIFIGADILTHHGGHFVPAASAHKHIYQEFLKRFQ comes from the exons ATGTCCAAAGTTGGTGTTCCGCTACGGATTCTATGTATCCACGGCTATCGGCAAAGCAGCGCTTCTTTCCGAGAGAAGACTGGAGCTTTGCGAAAACTTTTGAAAAAACAGGTTGAATTGGTGTACATTGATGCACCACATACCGTCCCAACTAGTAAGG AATCCGAGTTGCAAGACAAAACTGCAAGTGTGGGTGATAATCAGAGTGGCTGGTGGTTCTCTGATGCCCAGGCCTGTAGCTTTGATGCTAGGCAGGAGTGTGAGAGCAGCTTTGGATTGGAGCAGAGTTTGGAGGCTGTTCGGATGGCAGTGAAGGACCTAGGCCCCTTTGATGGCATCCTGGGCTTTAGTCAAGGTGCTGCCTTGGTAGCCATGCTGTGTTCCTTGCAGGAGCAGAAACTAGACCCTACCTTTAACTTCCGGTTTGCCATCCTGGTCGCTGGTTTTCGCAGTGGTTGTGCTCAGCATCAGTACTTTTACAAGGGTGTGAATGTCAGGGTGCCCTCGCTACACGTTTTTGGGCAGGATGATAAAGTCATTCCAGAGCAGATGAGTCGAGACTTGCTGCACATTTTCATAGGAGCTGACATCCTCACTCACCATGGTGGACATTTTGTCCCTGCTGCCTCTGCACACAAGCACATCTACCAGGAGTTCCTAAAGAGATTTCAATAG